A single genomic interval of Musa acuminata AAA Group cultivar baxijiao chromosome BXJ3-4, Cavendish_Baxijiao_AAA, whole genome shotgun sequence harbors:
- the LOC135636080 gene encoding FCS-Like Zinc finger 8-like isoform X1, with amino-acid sequence MMLRKRSRATDGKQVLMPDAKPRPSSIFPLCLSYHGSSDSEAAMSPTSILETKNLSSTGNHFFSDRQPNKPPFDAVTTTTTTTATSSAIGLGIIDALNGEKSVAISPKAQSRMLLLGSQLKIQIPSLCSGSMSPVGSPIEFGLKNRDSQLALLSPAPASSPRVFTGSIPMSEMELSEDYTCVISHGPNPRTTHIFDNCVVERCGDGSSAADRGGYLLDDFLSYCHACKKNLGQGKDTFMYRGEKAFCSSECRNKEMLNDGGMEKCSEESSLTM; translated from the exons ATGATGCTGAGGAAGAGATCAAGAGCAACCGATGGCAAGCAGGTTCTCATGCCTGATGCCAAGCCCCGACCTTCCTCGATCTTCCCCTTGTGCTTGTCCTACCATGGCTCCTCAGACTCTGAGGCTGCCATGAGCCCGACCTCCATCCTCGAAACCAAGAACTTGTCTTCCACCGGTAACCATTTCTTCTCTGATAGGCAGCCAAATAAGCCTCCTTTTGATGCtgtgaccaccaccaccaccaccaccgccaccagcaGTGCCATCGGGCTCGGCATCATCGACGCTCTCAATGGCGAGAAATCCGTCGCCATCTCTCCCAAAGCGCAGAGCCGAATGCTGCTGCTTGGATCGCAGCTCAAGATCCAGATCCCTTCCCTCTGCTCCGGCTCCATGTCACCGGTGGGGTCGCCGATAGAGTTCGGCCTCAAGAACAGAGACTCCCAGTTGGCGTTGCTCTCCCCTGCCCCTGCTTCTTCCCCTCGGGTGTTCACCGGGAGCATCCCCATGAGCGAGATGGAGCTCTCCGAGGACTACACCTGTGTGATCTCTCATGGTCCAAATCCGAGGACCACCCACATATTCGACAACTGCGTGGTGGAGAGATGTGGAGATGGGAGCTCTGCAGCCGATAGAGGAGGCTACCTGCTTGATGATTTCTTGAGCTACTGCCATGCATGCAAGAAGAATCTGGGCCAAGGGAAAGACACCTTCATGTACAG AGGCGAGAAAGCATTCTGCAGCAGCGAGTGCCGCAACAAAGAGATGCTCAATGATGGTGGCATGGAGAAGTGCTCGGAGGAGTCATCACTCACAATGTAG
- the LOC135636080 gene encoding FCS-Like Zinc finger 8-like isoform X2 translates to MMLRKRSRATDGKQVLMPDAKPRPSSIFPLCLSYHGSSDSEAAMSPTSILETKNLSSTGNHFFSDRQPNKPPFDAVTTTTTTTATSSAIGLGIIDALNGEKSVAISPKAQSRMLLLGSQLKIQIPSLCSGSMSPVGSPIEFGLKNRDSQLALLSPAPASSPRVFTGSIPMSEMELSEDYTCVISHGPNPRTTHIFDNCVVERCGDGSSAADRGGYLLDDFLSYCHACKKNLGQGKDTFMYRIPCIW, encoded by the exons ATGATGCTGAGGAAGAGATCAAGAGCAACCGATGGCAAGCAGGTTCTCATGCCTGATGCCAAGCCCCGACCTTCCTCGATCTTCCCCTTGTGCTTGTCCTACCATGGCTCCTCAGACTCTGAGGCTGCCATGAGCCCGACCTCCATCCTCGAAACCAAGAACTTGTCTTCCACCGGTAACCATTTCTTCTCTGATAGGCAGCCAAATAAGCCTCCTTTTGATGCtgtgaccaccaccaccaccaccaccgccaccagcaGTGCCATCGGGCTCGGCATCATCGACGCTCTCAATGGCGAGAAATCCGTCGCCATCTCTCCCAAAGCGCAGAGCCGAATGCTGCTGCTTGGATCGCAGCTCAAGATCCAGATCCCTTCCCTCTGCTCCGGCTCCATGTCACCGGTGGGGTCGCCGATAGAGTTCGGCCTCAAGAACAGAGACTCCCAGTTGGCGTTGCTCTCCCCTGCCCCTGCTTCTTCCCCTCGGGTGTTCACCGGGAGCATCCCCATGAGCGAGATGGAGCTCTCCGAGGACTACACCTGTGTGATCTCTCATGGTCCAAATCCGAGGACCACCCACATATTCGACAACTGCGTGGTGGAGAGATGTGGAGATGGGAGCTCTGCAGCCGATAGAGGAGGCTACCTGCTTGATGATTTCTTGAGCTACTGCCATGCATGCAAGAAGAATCTGGGCCAAGGGAAAGACACCTTCATGTACAG GATTCCATGCATTTGGTAG